Genomic segment of Saccharomyces paradoxus chromosome I, complete sequence:
CACGATACCGATATTTTGAACTATTTGACTACTATTGGCATTATCGATGACAAAAATAACCTGACCGCCGAATACGTTCCATTCATGGGCAACACTTTCCACAGATCCTGGTACGTTCCGCAAGGTGCTCGTGTTTACACTGAAAAGTTCCAGTGTTCCAATGACACCTATGTTAGATACGTCATCAACGATGCTGTCGTTCCAATTGAAACCTGTTCCACTGGCCCAGGGTTCTCTTGTGAAATAAACGACTTCTACGACTATGCTGAAAAGAGAGTAGCTGGTACTGATTTCCTAAAGGTCTGTAACGTCAGCAGCGTCAGTAACTCTACTGAATTGACCTTTTTCTGGGACTGGAATACCAAGCAGTACAACGACACTTTATTAAAACAATAAATAGATAATACGATTATGTAATTTTAGAAACTAATTATGAATAccgattttttccttcactTTTGCTGGCGAGAAATACGAAATTGCAATAACGATCACAGTCCAAAGAGTTTAAGCACGAAGGCACACTACGTGATTACTCAATCATTCTTTAGCAAAACAAAGACAGTAAGAGTATACGTGTAAGAAATAAGAAACGCAATCATTTAGTGAAATAAACACAACATGCCGTTTACATGAGATGGTACAACGTTTTAATATAGTGTCAGGGCAAGTACATGATAATATCGTTTCAAGATGATGCTAGAGTAAAAGTATGAAGTGAAAGAAAAGGGCAATTGGTTGACAGATCGGATGTTGTAGGATGATATAGTGGCACATGATCTATAGATGATCGGTTGACCACAGTATTATATAATAACATCCGTATGAGTATATATCCTACCATGTCTGTTCTCTACATTgcttttcattcaaaattattgGTTTTCCTAACCGCCGCTCAGGCACGACgcgcatttcttttcctcgaagaaagcggaaaaaaaaaaataaaaaaaaaaaaaaaaaaaaaaagtataaataGTGGAGTCTTTTCCCATTTAacatttagaaaaaaattcgactggaaattttttgctgaaCATTTAACCGGAGAACCTTGGTGGCTTTTTCTCAGTTTCGTGGGCTTATACATTTTACCTAGTATGCTgggaactttttttcctgtattctattctatttcttgccttacttttcttattatttttttattcgtTTATAACAAACTAAAAGAAGTAActattttcagtttcaattgATAACAACCCAAATACGTAAAAGCAATGGCCGCTATTAAAGACTACGAGACCGCACTGCAATTTTCCAAGAGCCTTCCAAGACTGGATGGTTTGTCTGTGCAGGAATTGATGGACTCGAAGATCAGAGGTGGGTTGACTTAtaacgattttttgatcttaCCAGGTTTAGTCGATTTTGCGTCCTCTGAAGTTAGCCTACAGACTAAGCTGACCAGGAATATCACTTTAAACATTCCATTGGTTTCCTCTCCAATGGACACTGTGACAGAATCGGAAATGGCCATCTTTATGGCTCTGTCGGGTGGTATCGGTTTCATTCACCATAACTGTACGCCCGAGGACCAAGCTGACATGGTCAGAAGGGTCAAGAACTATGAAAATGGGTTTATTAACAACCCTATTGTGATTTCTCCAACAACCACCGTTGGTGAAGCTAAGAgcatgaagaaaaagtatggATTTGCAGGCTTCCCTGTCACGGAAGATGGCAAGAGAAATGCAAAGTTGGTGGGAGTCATCACTTCTCGTGATATACAGTTCGTTGAGGACGACTCCTTACTCGTTCAGGATGTCATGACCAAGAACCCTGTTACCGGTGCACAAGGTATCACGTTATCGGAAGGTAACGagattttaaagaaaatcaaaaagggtaGGCTATTGattgttgatgaaaaggGTAACTTAGTTTCTATGCTTTCCAGAACtgatttaatgaagaatcaaaacTACCCATTAGCGTCCAAATCTGCCAACACCAAGCAATTGCTATGTGGTGCTTCCATTGGTACTATGGACgctgataaagaaagactAAGATTATTGGTCAAAGCCGGCTTGGATGTCGTCATCTTGGATTCATCCCAAGGCAACtctattttccaattgaacATGCTCAAGTGGGTCAAAGAGAGTTTCGCAGGTCTGGAAGTCATCGCTGGTAACGTTGTGACCAGGGAACAAGCTGCCAATTTGATTGCTGCCGGTGCGGATGGTTTGAGAATCGGTATGGGAACTGGCTCTATTTGTATCACTCAAGAAGTTATGGCTTGTGGTAGGCCACAAGGTACAGCGGTCTACAACGTGTGTGAATTTGCTAACCAGTTCGGTGTTCCATGTATGGCTGATGGTGGTGTTCAAAACATCGGTCACATTACCAAGGCGTTGGCTCTTGGATCTTCTACTGTTATGATGGGTGGTATGTTGGCTGGTACTACGGAATCACCAGGTGAGTATTTCTATCAAGATGGTAAAAGATTGAAGGCGTACCGTGGTATGGGTTCCATTGACGCCATGCAAAAGACTGGTACTAAAGGGAATGCATCTACGTCTCGTTacttttcagaatttgaCAGCGTTTTGGTTGCACAGGGTGTCTCCGGCGCTGTCGTTGACAAAGGATCcattaagaaatttattccgTACTTGTACAATGGATTACAACATTCTTGCCAAGACATTGGCTGTAGGTCGTTAACtgtattaaagaagaatgtcCAGAGCGGTAAAGTTagatttgaattcagaACGGCTTCTGCTCAACTAGAAGGTGGTGTTAATAACTTACATTCTTACGAAAAGCGTTTACATAACTGAATGTTCGAATGGGGTGATATGTTATGTTAGTATATAGTGTGTTTATACcttcttattgataaatagtatatttttatgtttaggtgattttagttgtgattatttggtggtatttatattaatatatataaaatgggtagtggatatttgtataaaaaCGTTATAAAACACGAAGTTGagagtatttatatgataacTGAGGTTGTGTGATcagttatagatattaaaatgtggataatcGTGGGTGTTATGGGTAAATGGCACAGGGTATAAACCGCTGAGGCAAGTGCCGTGTATGGTGATGTGGTGATGTATATGGTAGTGATCGAGTGAGAGATGGATGGCCTTGGTGTAGAGTATTATGGCGGGTAAGTTGGGGTGATGTGTTCTATAGCGTCCGTGTGCATATGCGATatcgttaaataaatagaagGTGAGTATGGTAGATCTAGGTATGTGGTAGTGATAGTTGGAGGTGGTGTTGTTTGGGGATGTGGAAGGTATAATGGAGAGGTTGATAGTGTGGCAGGGTAAGTTACTTCTTGtattgtttacgtttggtttgtttacgtttgatttgtttacgtttgatttgtttacgtttgatttgtttacatGTGTGTTGACGTAGTGAATTACGATCTAgcttatatgtcataatgttgtaagtttattggacctttctatatgttatgtaaatgtaagaaTTACATAGGTACTACTCTTGTACACAGAAACTATGGTTTCTTAAGTACTGTCGGATCGGAGGTTTGCTGctctatgttttccttgtctaaaacattactgaaacaattctGAAACAGTACTGAAACATTACCCATATCATGCTTTTGGGTTATCACATTCAACATCCCCCCATAACTGAATACGCATGAGAGTGGTTATTTTGCAGTTTCTGGTTCCCTCACCATGACAGCCCTATGTGCTTTGAATGATTCTGCTGGAAGgatttttgtaaatatgtCAGCAACTTGTCTCTTTGTAATAACATGCTCTATGGTAATTATGCCTGCTGCCACTGCACTTCTTAGCTTGTGATATCTCAAGGCAATGTGTTTTGTTCTCGTGTGAAATACAGGATGTTTAGATAGTTTTATAGCAGGTTCATTATCTACGTATAATGTTGATGAGATAAGTGGCTGGCCTAAGTGTTCAAACAAGTTTTGAATCCATTCTATCTCCATGACAGTTTCACTTGCAGTAATGTATTCTGCCTCAGTAGATGATACAGGAATCACACCCTTGAGTTTCTTTGATGACCACGTAACTGGAGCACCAGCAAGTAGAGTCACGTACCCCCCAGTAGAGTGTGGGAGATCGTGAATTGCTCCATGAGATGCATCACAATATACAGTTAGTGCCAACAGAGATCCAGAACGATACTTGAGACACATACTTCTGGTGGTATATAGGTACCGTAGAACTCGTCGAGCAGACTCCAAATGGATTGCGCGAGGTTCGCGAAGAAACCTGGAGAGTAGTGAGACCGGATAAGATATGTCAGGACGACCAGTATTTGCACAAAAGAGAAGCTGTCCAACTATGCTCTGATAAGGAGTGATGTCCTTTAGGTGCGGGGAAGTTGTTTCGAAAAGAGGCTTTGAGTCACAGAGCGGAGTCTGTGTAGGCTTACATATGTTTATTTCGCTTTCAGATGCAGCTTTAGCAATATAGTCTTGAAGTGAGAGAGTGATGTctccatttgaaaattgattaATGTTAAGACCGAGGAATTTGTCAACTTTACCTAGATCCTTCATTGAGTATAACTTCGTTAGTTTCTGCTTAACCCTGTCATATATTTTCGGAGAGGGAGCAGCAACAAGTAAGTCGTCTACGTATAGGGCAATGTAGATGGGACCATCAGATGTGGAACGAAAGTATAAGCCATGTTCGCCTTCATGTCGACGAAAaccaatcttttgaagagtATTGTTGATATGTTCGTTCCATAGTAATGGGGCTTGCTTGAGTCCATACATACCGCCGTATAGTTCCCATACATAGTCGGGATTactttcattaataaatcCGGGTGGTTGTTTTACGTATACCGGCtcattcatttttgagTTTAGAAACGCGGTGTCAACGTCCATCTGATATACTATTAGTTTGAGGCAGCTAGCAAGGGCCAGAAATAATCTAACAGAGTCATATCGAATGACTGGTGcaaaagtttcttgatAGTCAATACCAGCCTTTTGAGTATGTCCTTGGGCGACAAGGCGAGCTTTGTACGTCCCGGAGTCTTTTATTGTGAATACCCAGCGCGATCCAAGAGctcttctttgctttgGAAGAGACACCAATTTGTACGTATTGTGATCTTTGAACGCGGAAAGTTCCTTGAGGCATGCGTTGTGCCATTCTTGAAAGTCAGGCCTTCCCATTGCTTGGGCATAGGTTTTCgggtttcctttttttgtgcTATGGATAATAGCGGTTAGAGCCGCGTTAAATGAGGTATTTGGAGGCGATGAATCCAACGATGGAGGAGATTCGATTGAATTCTCTTCAGTAACTAGCCTGGTTACAGCAGGAGTGAGGTCAGTATCACCCACATCTTGTGAGTCGCTGATATATGTTCCATCGTGAACGGATAGATACCTCTGGTCAGGTATCGGCATTGCGCCTACTGGAAACCAATCAGTAAGAGAATTAGCTTGATTAGTTCTGGCGGAATTGTTCTTCGCTTCCTGAAGAGCCATGCTTGAAAGTCTTTCGATGGACACTTCTTCACCAGTACTGGCAACATGCAGCGTGTCAATGTTGTTTGAGTCTAGAGTTCGTAGCACGGTTGGAAGTCTATTTGTCCTTGCTACAGTATCATTTGTATTGGACACCgtctttctttgcttgGCACTTCTAACTTCAGGTAAGTTGTCACTCGATATTACGTTTGGACGTGatatatcatatatttctatttCGCGGGATCGCGTTGGTTTCTTATTAGTTCTTTTAACACGTCTAGTTCTATTTCGGCATGTCGGAATATATTCTGAATCGGATGATTTTGGAATTTCTCGATAAGTTAGTGCCGCTGGAACTCTTTCAGGAGTTTTCTCCATAGAAGAATTAGTTTCGTCTTCGGTAGACACGGTTGGTAAGGATTCAAAGTTAGAATGTTGTATCCTTGTTGGTGGACATCCGGAGTTTGGTAAGTTGTCTTGGTTACACTCAGGGATAGGTTTTTCCATTTCGATTTCCATTGAAatatcctcatcatcatcagaggAAGAGATGTTACTGGTATTAGGTTTATGTGCTGGTTGATTTACATTTTTGGGAACAGTTAttggcaaatttgccaagTCAGATCCGTCGTTCTTTGGAGCAGAGACGGTTGACCCTGTTTCAGGATATTTGGACACCCCCCCAATAGCGGAAGTGGCAAAGTCGTGAGAGACGTGAACTGCCTCTGTATCAGCAAGAGGAAACATGTGTTCGTCAAATCGAACTTGACTGCTCACAAAGATGCGGCCAGTTTCGGGATGATAAATCCTGTATCCTCGATGGTTAGAGTCATAGCCAACCATAACACCAGATATGACAGTTGGGGCAAGTTTGCCGTCTCGAAGACTAGGTTGTAAGGTTGCGTATGCTGTACATCCAAAAATTCGAAGATGTGCGATACCGAAATCTTTTGCGGGGATGTTGAACCACCGGCAGTATGGGATACTGTTATTTTTGGACACTACAGGGGACCTATTGATTAAATAGACTGCGCAAGAAACAGCTTCAGACCACAAGGACGGAGGAACACGCCCCCCGATAAGGAGACAACGAGTGCGTTCTTCGATGGTACGATGTGCACGTTCAACAGCACCATTTTGATAACTATGATATGGAATAGTTAACTGATGCTCTATTCCTTTAGATTTAAAAAACGCATGaagatttttatttacgAATTCTGTACCATTGTCTGTACGAACAGATCCGACTTTGAATCCACCCCGGGAGCTAAAGTATTGTTCGGTTTCGTTGATCCATTCCATGAATTTTATCGGAGCGTCTGCTTTGGATTTTAAATGTATTACAGAGTAGTAGCGACTATAGGCATCACGGAtagtaagaaaatatttatttgacTGAAACTCTTGGTAGCGAAACCCACCACAGAGATCAGCCTGTACCATTTGAAGAGGTTgggtatattttttgagcGAGACTTTAccctttttgatgattCCTTTTGCTAGTGAGCAGGTAGGACAAATAGTGTATTCAGCCGTCttaaattttggaaaacgCAGAGTTCTAGCCAAGGAATTGTAAATATCTGCTCCGGGATGGCCCATACGAGCATGCCATTTTACCGGGAGAGCAGTGGGAGAAATGTGTTGCGACAACATTTTATCTGCAACGGTATGAAACGCTGCGGAAGTTATCATTTTAGATGAATCCAATGTTTTAGAGCAGAAGTAATTTTGCGAAGAGAAGGTAGTTACGGGCGTAAGATCATCGAAAATGTACAGATAATTGTTTAACTTCCCAGCCGTAGAAATCACGTCATCAGGTGATTTCACAGTGACACCCTCTTTTGTGAACGTAACAGAAGAGTTGGATTTAGCACATAGTTTCCAAATGGATATTAGGTTGACTGGTAAATCAGGGACGTAGGATACGTCATTTAATTGAACAGTGCCGATGTTTACAGTCCCGGAGCCCATGATGGGTATGGAACCGCCGACTCCTCTGACAAAGTCTTTCTTAGAGGATCTAGTAAATGATGAGAACATAGAACGGTCGTGGCACATGTGTGAAGTACATCCTGTGTCAAAAATCCAATCTGAGGATTTGGTAGCTGGGACGGTCGAAGATAACATACAGAGCCAGGACTTTGGTGTTATCTGTCCTGCTGTTTGGCCTTGCGTTTCATAGTCAGGAATCGCAACACTAGCAGATGAAGATCTATTCGTCTTGTCATTAGGATATAATTTAAAGATTCTGGCTTCtggtattcttcttttaagCAGAGAACAGTTGCTTAAGCGATGATCAGCCCCACAAATCATACATCCcttatttcctttcttttgatagcTTCTTCTGTCTTGTGCAACCAATGCATCTGAGActgaagataatgaattcGATGACGCCTTTAATTTACAGAATCTAATGACTTGTGACAGCTGAAGAGCTTTAGAGTCACCGAATTTCTCGT
This window contains:
- a CDS encoding IMP dehydrogenase (Inosine monophosphate dehydrogenase~similar to YHR216W), whose amino-acid sequence is MAAIKDYETALQFSKSLPRLDGLSVQELMDSKIRGGLTYNDFLILPGLVDFASSEVSLQTKLTRNITLNIPLVSSPMDTVTESEMAIFMALSGGIGFIHHNCTPEDQADMVRRVKNYENGFINNPIVISPTTTVGEAKSMKKKYGFAGFPVTEDGKRNAKLVGVITSRDIQFVEDDSLLVQDVMTKNPVTGAQGITLSEGNEILKKIKKGRLLIVDEKGNLVSMLSRTDLMKNQNYPLASKSANTKQLLCGASIGTMDADKERLRLLVKAGLDVVILDSSQGNSIFQLNMLKWVKESFAGLEVIAGNVVTREQAANLIAAGADGLRIGMGTGSICITQEVMACGRPQGTAVYNVCEFANQFGVPCMADGGVQNIGHITKALALGSSTVMMGGMLAGTTESPGEYFYQDGKRLKAYRGMGSIDAMQKTGTKGNASTSRYFSEFDSVLVAQGVSGAVVDKGSIKKFIPYLYNGLQHSCQDIGCRSLTVLKKNVQSGKVRFEFRTASAQLEGGVNNLHSYEKRLHN